The proteins below are encoded in one region of Hordeum vulgare subsp. vulgare chromosome 3H, MorexV3_pseudomolecules_assembly, whole genome shotgun sequence:
- the LOC123441375 gene encoding putative clathrin assembly protein At5g35200, translated as MAGGGTSIRKYVGALKDSTTVSIAKVNSAYKQLDITIVKATNHVERPAKEKYIRDIFMHLNSGRARADVAYCIRALARRLSKTRNWAVALKTLIVIHRALREVDPSFHDELISYGRSSGQMLHMSYFKDDSSPDAWDHSAWVHNYALYLEERLESFCVLNYDVELDPLGTRDVDTTGLLAQLPALSQLLFRLNSCQPHGSSSYNTIIQHALAIVPTESVRIQTAINDGILNLVDKFFDMHRDDAIRALDIYKKALMQAGQLSGFYDTCKTIHIGWGEKLLTIKQPPASFLQAMEDYVRDAPLASKNQAVLAIEYNRKPKEEEASTPPPPLPQVSTVSHKTNGIADMAMPNFMLIEFLDLAVMAKIVLSSCFSTCVLD; from the exons ATGGCCGGCGGCGGCACCAGCATCAGGAAGTATGTGGGCGCCCTCAAGGACTCCACCACCGTCAGCATCGCCAAAGTGAACAGCGCCTACAAG CAACTGGACATTACCATCGTCAAGGCCACCAACCATGTGGAGCGGCCTGCAAAGGAGAAGTACATCAGAG ATATCTTCATGCATCTTAATTCTGGGAGGGCTCGGGCGGACGTGGCCTACTGCATCCGCGCCCTCGCCAGACGCCTCTCCAAGACGCGCAACTGGGCG GTTGCACTCAAGACGCTAATTGTGATACACCGTGCCCTTCGCGAGGTTGACCCTTCTTTCCATGACGAGCTCATCAGTTACGGAAGATCTAGCGGCCAGATGCTACACATGTCCTATTTCAAAGATGACTCCAGCCCTGATG CTTGGGATCACTCCGCGTGGGTGCACAATTACGCTTTGTATTTGGAAGAGAGGCTCGAATCTTTCTGTGTGCTGAATTATGACGTCGAACTGGATCCATTG GGAACACGAGATGTTGATACAACTGGTTTGCTTGCACAACTGCCGGCATTGTCGCAGCTTCTTTTCCGGCTAAACAGTTGTCAG CCGCATGGGTCGTCATCTTATAACACCATAATCCAGCATGCCCTTGCAATA GTTCCTACGGAGAGTGTTAGGATCCAGACAGCCATTAATGATGGCATACTCAACCTAGTTGACAAG TTCTTTGATATGCATAGGGACGACGCTATTCGGGCCCTTGATATATACAAAAAAGCACTTATGCAG GCAGGGCAACTTTCTGGATTTTATGATACATGTAAAACCATACATATTGGGTGGGGTGAGAAGCTGTTAACAATCAAACAG CCTCCTGCGTCATTCTTGCAAGCTATGGAAGATTATGTGAGAGATGCTCCCCTTGCTTCAAAAAATCAG GCTGTACTGGCAATAGAGTACAACAGAAAACCAAAAGAGGAAGAAGCATCAACTCCACCACCTCCTCTTCCTCAAGTATCAACCGTG AGCCACAAAACCAATGGTATCGCCGACATGGCGATGccaaacttcatgttgatcgagtTTTTGGACCTGGCCGTAATGGCCAAG ATTGTTCTTAGTAGTTGTTTCTCTACTTGTGTTCTTGATTAA